Proteins encoded within one genomic window of Prauserella marina:
- the hpnH gene encoding adenosyl-hopene transferase HpnH, translating into MNMPLHQAVRVARHIVTQKIRRNDKYPLIMELEPILACNLKCGGCGKIQHPANILKQRMPVEQAVAAVEESGAPMVSIAGGEPLMHPQIDTMVNELTKRKKYVFLCTNAVLLRKKIDNLDLKPSKYFAFAVHIDGLRERHDLAVAKEGVFDEAVAAVKELQRRGFRVTTNTTVFNTDTPQSVIEVLDYLNDDLKVDEMMVSPAYAYEKAPDQEHFLGVQETRELFRKAFAGGNRKRWRLNHSPLFLDFLEGKVDFACTAWGVPLYTLFGWQRPCYLMSDGYAETYRELIETTEWEKYGRGRDPRCANCMAHCGYEPTSVLATMGSLKETLRAARR; encoded by the coding sequence ATGAACATGCCCCTGCACCAGGCGGTGCGCGTCGCGCGGCACATCGTCACCCAGAAGATCCGGAGGAACGACAAGTACCCGCTGATCATGGAGCTGGAACCGATTCTGGCATGCAACCTCAAATGCGGGGGCTGCGGCAAGATCCAGCATCCGGCGAACATCCTGAAACAGCGAATGCCCGTCGAGCAGGCCGTCGCCGCGGTCGAGGAATCCGGTGCGCCGATGGTGTCGATCGCGGGCGGCGAGCCGTTGATGCATCCGCAGATCGACACCATGGTCAACGAGCTGACCAAGCGCAAGAAGTACGTGTTCCTGTGCACCAACGCGGTTCTGCTGCGGAAGAAGATCGACAACCTGGATCTGAAACCGTCGAAGTACTTCGCGTTCGCGGTGCACATCGACGGGCTGCGCGAGCGGCACGATCTCGCCGTCGCCAAGGAAGGTGTGTTCGACGAGGCCGTCGCGGCGGTCAAGGAACTACAGCGGCGGGGTTTCCGGGTCACCACGAACACGACCGTGTTCAATACCGACACCCCGCAGAGCGTCATCGAGGTGCTGGACTACCTCAACGACGATCTGAAGGTCGACGAAATGATGGTCTCCCCGGCGTATGCCTACGAGAAGGCGCCGGACCAGGAACACTTCCTCGGCGTGCAGGAGACCCGCGAGCTGTTCAGGAAGGCGTTCGCCGGTGGCAACCGCAAGCGGTGGCGGCTCAACCATTCGCCGCTGTTCCTGGACTTCCTCGAAGGCAAGGTCGACTTCGCGTGCACGGCGTGGGGTGTGCCGCTGTACACGCTGTTCGGCTGGCAGCGGCCGTGTTATCTGATGAGTGACGGGTACGCCGAGACTTACCGGGAACTCATCGAGACGACCGAGTGGGAGAAGTACGGAAGGGGCCGGGACCCGAGGTGCGCCAACTGTATGGCCCACTGCGGGTACGAACCGACGTCGGTACTGGCGACGATGGGTTCGCTCAAGGAGACCCTGCGAGCCGCCCGCCGCTGA
- the ispH gene encoding 4-hydroxy-3-methylbut-2-enyl diphosphate reductase, whose amino-acid sequence MNTQAEDLVVVSPLMLEVSSVRRGLGGGCVVRAGPHARRSRRVETALRQHPGAAVAVAGVAGALVHDLRPGDLVVASEVRSAQGTHHCRSAPLLAAALRKAGLTVHMGPMVESDHVVWQPEGARLALDGAIAVDMESARLLDLIGSRPSVVVRAVVDTPSRSLLHPATVPGGIAALSALREVGPSLRKWAAATRDRTVLLAGPRSFCAGVERAVEIVERLLDRHAPPVYVRKQIVHNSRVVGDLERRGAVFVEELDEVPENATVVFSAHGVSPAVREDASRRRLDVVDATCPLVSKVHGEAKRFARDGDTVFLIGHAGHEEVEGTLGEAPDRTVLVERPEDVADIEVEDPARVSYLMQTTLAMDEAEGVVTALRQRFPALRGPGSDDICYATTNRQDAVRVVARDSDVVLVAGSPNSSNSLRLVEVAQREGTPAYLVDDVGELDLDWLASAGTVGLSAGASAPTVLVDEIVDALAGLGAVQVRERTTATETVNFSLPKEVRHR is encoded by the coding sequence ATGAACACGCAGGCTGAGGACCTTGTCGTCGTCTCCCCTTTGATGCTGGAGGTCAGCAGTGTCCGCAGGGGACTCGGTGGCGGATGCGTGGTGCGAGCGGGTCCGCACGCGCGCAGATCACGCAGGGTCGAGACCGCGCTGAGGCAGCACCCAGGGGCGGCGGTCGCCGTCGCGGGCGTCGCCGGTGCGCTCGTGCACGACCTCCGGCCGGGTGATCTCGTCGTCGCGAGCGAGGTGCGCTCCGCGCAGGGCACGCATCACTGCCGTTCGGCACCGCTGCTGGCCGCCGCGTTACGGAAGGCGGGACTGACCGTCCATATGGGACCGATGGTCGAATCGGATCACGTCGTGTGGCAGCCGGAAGGGGCGCGCCTCGCACTCGACGGTGCCATCGCCGTCGACATGGAATCGGCGCGGTTGCTGGATCTGATCGGCTCGCGGCCCTCGGTCGTCGTCCGTGCCGTCGTCGACACGCCGAGCCGGTCGCTGCTGCATCCCGCGACGGTACCCGGCGGTATCGCGGCGCTGTCGGCGCTGCGCGAAGTGGGCCCCTCATTGCGAAAGTGGGCGGCCGCCACGCGTGATCGCACGGTGCTGCTCGCGGGACCGAGGTCGTTCTGCGCCGGGGTGGAACGCGCCGTGGAGATCGTGGAACGGTTGCTCGACCGGCACGCGCCTCCGGTATACGTGCGCAAGCAGATCGTGCACAACTCGCGGGTCGTCGGCGACCTGGAACGGCGTGGTGCCGTCTTCGTCGAGGAACTGGACGAGGTGCCGGAGAACGCCACCGTCGTGTTCTCGGCGCACGGCGTTTCCCCCGCCGTGAGGGAGGACGCGAGCAGGCGTCGGCTCGACGTCGTCGACGCCACCTGCCCGCTGGTGTCCAAAGTGCATGGTGAGGCCAAGCGGTTCGCCAGGGACGGCGACACGGTGTTCCTGATCGGCCACGCCGGTCACGAGGAGGTGGAGGGGACCCTCGGTGAGGCCCCTGACCGCACCGTGCTCGTCGAGCGACCTGAGGACGTCGCGGACATCGAGGTCGAGGACCCCGCGAGGGTGTCCTATTTGATGCAGACGACCTTGGCCATGGACGAGGCGGAAGGCGTCGTGACGGCGCTGCGGCAGCGGTTTCCCGCGTTGCGTGGCCCCGGGTCCGACGACATCTGCTACGCCACGACCAACCGGCAGGACGCGGTACGGGTCGTCGCCCGTGACTCCGACGTCGTGCTGGTCGCCGGTTCACCCAACTCGTCCAACTCGCTGCGGCTGGTCGAAGTGGCTCAGCGAGAGGGAACGCCCGCCTACCTGGTGGACGATGTCGGCGAGCTGGATCTCGACTGGCTCGCCTCGGCGGGAACGGTCGGGCTCTCCGCCGGTGCGTCGGCGCCGACCGTGCTGGTCGACGAGATCGTGGACGCGCTGGCCGGATTGGGCGCGGTACAGGTGCGGGAACGCACCACCGCCACCGAGACCGTGAACTTCAGCCTTCCCAAGGAGGTGCGTCACCGATGA
- a CDS encoding SDR family NAD(P)-dependent oxidoreductase: MIDRGTRCVVTGGSSGIGAETAAALGSRGCEVLITGRDRKALADVARGTGARMCVADLTEPDGIATVLAEAGEVDVLVCNAGVGWAGSFADMPAAAIDRLVATNLLAPARLIRGVLPGMLARGSGALGLVSSIAGSMSVADEAVYSATKAGVAALGASVRGEVTGKGVTVSVVVPGVVSTPFFDRRGTPYRRSRPRPVPASTVAEALVAALEHGRPEVFVPRWLRFPARLRGVAPGLTDSLQRRFG; this comes from the coding sequence GTGATCGACAGGGGTACGCGGTGTGTGGTCACGGGTGGTTCCTCGGGGATCGGCGCGGAAACGGCCGCCGCGCTTGGCTCCCGTGGTTGCGAGGTGCTCATCACGGGCAGGGACCGGAAGGCGCTGGCGGACGTCGCCCGCGGTACCGGAGCCCGGATGTGCGTCGCCGACCTGACCGAGCCGGACGGCATCGCCACGGTACTCGCCGAGGCGGGTGAGGTCGATGTGCTGGTGTGCAACGCCGGTGTGGGCTGGGCTGGGTCGTTCGCGGACATGCCTGCTGCCGCCATCGACCGGCTCGTGGCGACCAATCTGCTCGCTCCCGCGCGCTTGATCCGGGGTGTGCTACCGGGAATGCTCGCGCGCGGCAGCGGCGCGCTGGGCCTGGTGTCGTCGATCGCGGGGAGTATGAGCGTCGCCGACGAGGCCGTGTACTCGGCGACGAAGGCGGGTGTGGCGGCACTCGGTGCGAGCGTGCGCGGCGAGGTGACCGGAAAGGGCGTCACGGTGTCGGTGGTGGTTCCCGGTGTGGTGTCGACGCCGTTCTTCGACCGGCGAGGGACGCCGTATCGGCGGTCCCGGCCGCGCCCCGTACCGGCGAGTACGGTGGCCGAGGCTCTGGTCGCCGCGCTGGAGCACGGCAGGCCCGAGGTGTTCGTTCCGCGATGGCTGCGGTTTCCCGCCAGGTTGCGCGGTGTGGCGCCGGGCCTGACCGACTCCTTGCAGCGCCGTTTCGGCTGA